The genomic window TGAACAACCTTGCATTCATAGAAAAATAAATTTGTGAATATCTCTACATCATCTCTTAACTGTCAAATCCTTTACTAGTCATCTCAGCGTTCAAAAACTCCCATAGATTTTCAAAGCTATCTCGTAGAAATTATGCTATTTATATAAACTGGAAAAAAGCAAAAAACAAACCCTGTATCATCTGAAATGGTCAAATGGCAAACCATAAGCTGCAGGAATAAATAGGAGTTCATACTTCACACTCTTTATAAGGCAGCTGCTGACATTTGCACTGCCCATAGCCGTTGATGATGACGAGTGCCCCTTCCTCGTGACTGGGTTCGTACTCATTGTAGGGCACCTGCGTGGCCAGGTCCGCCATTGGCTGCCTTGGCTGGGTCCTCATCTGTCGGCGGTTCTGGATGGCCGAGCAGTGGCGTATCCGGcgcagggtgggggggcagcaCTTCCGTGAGATGTACACAACGAATATGAtgagaaagaaggaaaacagCAGGGCCATAGTTCCAATGATGACCCTCTGAGTGAGAATGGTATTGTCCGTCTCCATGAAGTCGTCCGTGACCGGTGCCCCTTCCACTGTTGTGGTCGCCAGGGCAGCGCGTGGAGTTTGAGTAGTTGTGGTCATGGTGGTCACAATGGTAAAGCTCCCCAAATCCTCTGCATAGAAGTCTGTTGGGGTCTGCTGCATAATTCCAAACAGGGAGCTGGTGACCTCTGGGGTTGTGGTGGCGTCCGTGGCTGTACTAACGGTCTGAACAACTGGCGCCGAAAAATTCTGACAAAGTTGGAATCCATAAACGGCATCCAGTATCTCCTCACCCTGGGCGTACTCAGGATTGTGGCACAGAATGGAATGTTCCCATCTTCCCTTGAAGGTGCTGAGCCAAGTGGCCAGGGAGCAGATCCTTTTGGTACATTCCCAAAGGTTGCTGGACAGCCCGATGGTGCTCAGTGACTGCCACATATCCATGACCAGGGGATCCAGGCTGCTTAGTTTGTTGTTATCCAGCAGCAGGATCTTAAGGTTCGGCAGCGTTTCGAAAACATCAGGTGTCAGGACCCGGATCTCGTTGCCTGTGAGGTCCAGCTTCTCCAGGGTGGTCCAGGTCCAATCCATGCCACATGTTAGGTTGCTGATCTTGTTCCACTGCAGATAGAGGAACTGGAGGGCAACCAGTCGTGGGAAATGGgccaagttgatcttggtcagCTGGTTGTGTTCCAAGTGGAGTTCTCTGAGCTTGATGAGCCCAGCAAAGCCGTTCCGGGCCAGGCTCCGGAGCCGGTTGTTGCTGAGGCCCAGGTACTCCAGGCTGCGGCAGTCCCAAAACGCCCGGACAGGGGTAGTGCGCAGAGAGTTGGAGCGCAGGTGCAGGATCTGGAGCTTCCTCAGCCCGTGGAACAGCTCTGGCTCCAGCGCTGTCATCTGGTTAAAAGACAGATCCAGGATCTGGAGGTTGATGAGGTGGATGAAGGTTGTGTTGGGCAGCTTGGTGATGCGGTTGGAGCTCAGGTTGAGGTCCTTCAGTTTATACAGCCCCTGGAAGGCATCCTCCTGAACCGTTGTGATCTGGTTGTGGTCCAAATGGAGCCAGGTTAGCTGGCTGAAGCCATAGAATTGGTCGGGGCTTAGCTCGGTGATGCTGTTGTGGCGCAGTGACAGCCCAAGGGCCCCCTTGTCCACGCCATCTGGGGGCGCCTGAAGCCCCTGGGTGTCACAGTAGAACTGCAGGTCCTCACAGCGGCATTTCTGAGGGCAGGTTGTGCACGACGCAGGGGGCGGCAGGCACAGCAGCATGctgatcacacacagacacagggccGCTGGTGTAGGTCCCACCAATGACCACCTTGAATGGAAACCTGGATGGATTCAAAGATAAGAAAATAAACCGAGGGGAGGGAAAGCTAATCTCTGTAGAACACTTAATGCTGATGTGAATGCTTTGTGGTaatacgttttttttctttcccgagtgcgcattctttttttttttcttcgtgtttttttttttttttttttgctctctcattctctctctatctctctcttattcATTCTTCTTGCCGGTCATCTAGAATTGTACATGTCTACAGCACATCACAGTTGTGTCATTATTATGAACagaagtgttttgttttttaaacagcAAGGTCACTTGAGAATCAAGCGTGTGTGCATTTAACTGGTGATCTAGTAGACTTTTTCCACCCTCCTTTATCGTTCATCTTCCATTTCTCCGACATGCCATAATTGGATTTGATTGGTCAAAGATCGGCAGGTTCCTAACCTAATTTAAACTACTAATTTGCATACCTTTTTCGACTCAATGATTTCTTTGTATATACTTTCTCAACGTTTCAAATGTGTGTCTGGAATGATACTTCTCAAATGCCCCTGTTGAGCAACATATCCTGTTAGAGATCACGTCTGTCGTTTCAACTCGCCAACAGGGAAAGGGGGAAAGCAAATACGGCGTTAGAAGTAAATAAATAGGGCTTAAATAACTATTAGACAACAGCCCCCCCTCATTCTGACTCTTATTCTCCTTTCTATTCAAGTCCAGACCCGCCCGATAGAGAAGCTAACTTACCCATTCTTTTGTGCACATCGGTGGCTGCATTCAACTGTCCTTTTCCACAGACCCTTGGAGCAGCCAGATGGAACAGAAATCCAAAGGGAAAAAACCCTTTTGAGTGAACACAAAAGGAATTAGGCTCTTCTGAAATAAAGCAACGCTGAGCCCACCCAATTGAAATATAATCAGAAATTCCATGTCCTGGGATGTTGCTGTTTCTTATTAGTGCGCTTTTCTTCTTCCAAATTCCAGGTTAAGAGCTTGcatttcttttcctctcctcttcccaggaatccttaaattttttatttttttttacttgccgATTTGCATCCGGAGAGACCGTGGCTAACACAGCTCCCCGCTCCTCACTGGGTCCCCCGTTTCCCTTCCTCTGCAATGATGTCAGCTCAATTGGTTAATTGAAGATCAAGCGGTCCCCTTCCATGACTGGGGGGTCCTCCAACCCTAACTTGTTGATGGCAGCTCGAGACCCTGCGCCCGTCGCCAGCTCAGCCTCGGCACCCAGCCTCGCTAGCGCAGTGCACGGAGCTCTCGCCTGCCAGCACAGacgcagaggaagaggggaaaagcGGAGGAGAGGGCTCGGGATGTTATTCTGCGCTTTTGTTGCAGCCACTCACCACTACAGAGTGGTGGCAGCCTGGCGTCGATCATCtgtgctgtttctctctctcctgcgctcgctcgctccctcgctccacctctctctctctctctctcctgcgctcgctcgctccctcgctccacctctctctctctctctcctgcgctcgctcgctccctcgctccacctctctctctctctctctcctgttccctcagtctctctgccttTGCACACTTGCTCGCAAGCctcattcctcctccctctacccccccccccccttcctacccacatctttttttctctctcctagtGGCTCGTCACCATCAGAATATTGATATCTCCAACGTGTTGCGGCAGCTCACTGTTGAAATTAACCAGGGCTGTAAATCTGAACCTCGCCTGCATGTTGTCTTTGTGTCTGCTGTATACATACTAGTCATACTAGTCAcattaaatacaattaataaaCAAACAGCCATTTTCTGAGGCTCCGGACTAtagaagagaggtgagaggaggggttgAGGAAAGAGCAGAAATGTACTGCAAAGCCCCATTTTTTTTGTAGCTGAAGTAGGCATGTTTGAGTGTGATACATAATTCACACGTGTCCCGAGAGCAGAGCTTTAAATTTTTGAGCACAGGCATGTGATGTATGACCAGCTGCTCCTGAATTCAATTTGAATGACTTTGAATGTGTAATAGACTGAGGCAAATTCCGAGCTTGGTAATGTGAGGTTAAAGATGAGATTGAAGTCATCAAAATGTCATCCAACCAATTTGACAATTAGCAgccgttttctttctttttgagaGCACGGTGCAGAGAAGTGGTTTTTTGATTTGTTGTCTCAGACTGCAGACTGCCTCCATTCATGTTTTGAGCAGTCCAGCATCTTGAAGGGTGCCACGTCAAGAATGACGTCTtggttcttctctctctgtctctttctgtctctctgtctctctctctctctctctgtttcactctctctctgtttcactcccCCTCGAGATCCTCTCACTGAAGCTTCTTTGTCTATTGCCCCTTTATTCACACCCCACTGTGTTGCTCCCCTCCtaccccagtacacacacattttcactagAATCCAGTAGGCTGTCAACCCTTAAAGCCAGATTTAATTTAATGACCCTCCCCCAACTCCCCTTTCCTATCCCTTACCCTCCCCCAACTCCCCCTTCCACCTATTGGACAACTCCtaagtggagaggggggggggggggaattgctCTCTGGTGTTTTGTTTTCAATGGCACCTGTTAGCCCAATGGGGTTCATGACCTTCTGCATGATACTTGAACTTGATTTGTTGTGATTGCAGTGGGAGGGGCCCACCATTTCCCCACTGCCACCCCTTTGTCATCCATTTTGTTTTATTGCTGGGTTGCACTGATGACCTCCTTACATTATGACATGAACGAGGACATGAATATTCAACTATTTCCCCTTGCACCGGCCTTTGATGTGTCTCATGCTTTGTCTTGTCAAAACAGCTTCTTGAATAAGGAGCACCATGCATAGTGGTGCAGGCCAGGGGTTATTTTTTTAGCAACAGAATGGTTACTCCATGCTAATTGTCTTTGACTATGCATAAACTACCCAATACAACCAACTGCTTAGCACATTTGTTTTAGTCTATTGTCACATTGTGCTGTCACGACTCTTAAAGGCATCTTGAAATAACTataaagtaaaaagaaaaaaaaaaaaagaaaagaattcTTATGTTAATCGCCTGAATCGCTCTCTGAGGGTAACCTGCTTTCCATGTTCAAACGTGCAACAACTCAGGAAACAGTGCTTTGCACTTCACAGACTCTTTGAAACACGCATGTTGTTTGTAGTCATGGCTGCGAATTTACGGGTCACCTGACTCAAGTGCATTCATGTCATCCCTCTGTTTGTGTGGTGGACTGCAAGCCCCAATGGGATGTCTCCACAGagtgtgaaagagggaggggggaggggacgggggacgggacTGAGACTCGTGTCTCAGTCGATATGATGTACACTCCCTGGAGTTAGCGCGTGCTAGCTCGTCCTAATCTGAATCACCAAACGCcgtcacagagagggggaatatCCCAGAGCTCTGATTGTGTCTCCAATTAAGCGAACTCGCTGGGAGTGGAATCAATATCAAAGAGCTGCATGATCATTTGGCCCGCAGAGgacattttattttcatttagttGATATCCCCACAATCCCAGGGACTATTCTGCCGGTGGAAAAGTGACATGCCCAAATCCGTCctcggggagagaaagagaggcagcggCGGGGACAGAGGAAGCGAGAGGGGACTTACTTTagcagagaggctggagagagacgcCATCCCTGTCACAGGAAGCCTCAGCACCTAAGAAGCAGCACTCGTGATCCTGGGATGGAAGGAGATGACATATAGGCATGACTGAAATAGGATGGAGGGTGAGCGAGTGAGGGCGCGAGAGAACCCAGGCCAAAGCGCACAGCCACGGCGCAACGACTTTCTGCGACCAACCGGCACAAAACCAGCGGATTAATACCGCCAGGAGCTCCCTTCGCCTCCAACAGTGGACCCcctggtggagcagggggaggggtgggtgggtgggtgggttggtGGGGGACATGTTTCATTGGCTGTCAGAGTACTACTGCCAGTGAGATGGTGACGAGTCTGCCTGAGGCCTGagcccctcagcccctctctctctcccttttcccacctctctctcccttcactctgCGACTGTCCGGTTCCTCACTTTCTCCCCGGCGTTGCCTCCTTCAGAGATGCGTGTGCATGCTGTGGGAGCCCTGTGACTGTGCTCCTGACGTGACGGCGTGTGTCCAGGGGTTCTGCCGCGGAGCCGTACGACTGGTGGGGGGAAAGCCCCCGTGCGTCCGTGCTGCTGCACATCATTAACCGTTTATGCCCTCCATGCAGGGCATCCAACCCTTGGTGTGCCCTCC from Osmerus mordax isolate fOsmMor3 chromosome 12, fOsmMor3.pri, whole genome shotgun sequence includes these protein-coding regions:
- the lrrtm2 gene encoding leucine-rich repeat transmembrane neuronal protein 2, whose protein sequence is MGFHSRWSLVGPTPAALCLCVISMLLCLPPPASCTTCPQKCRCEDLQFYCDTQGLQAPPDGVDKGALGLSLRHNSITELSPDQFYGFSQLTWLHLDHNQITTVQEDAFQGLYKLKDLNLSSNRITKLPNTTFIHLINLQILDLSFNQMTALEPELFHGLRKLQILHLRSNSLRTTPVRAFWDCRSLEYLGLSNNRLRSLARNGFAGLIKLRELHLEHNQLTKINLAHFPRLVALQFLYLQWNKISNLTCGMDWTWTTLEKLDLTGNEIRVLTPDVFETLPNLKILLLDNNKLSSLDPLVMDMWQSLSTIGLSSNLWECTKRICSLATWLSTFKGRWEHSILCHNPEYAQGEEILDAVYGFQLCQNFSAPVVQTVSTATDATTTPEVTSSLFGIMQQTPTDFYAEDLGSFTIVTTMTTTTQTPRAALATTTVEGAPVTDDFMETDNTILTQRVIIGTMALLFSFFLIIFVVYISRKCCPPTLRRIRHCSAIQNRRQMRTQPRQPMADLATQVPYNEYEPSHEEGALVIINGYGQCKCQQLPYKECEV